One window of Poseidonibacter antarcticus genomic DNA carries:
- the hisG gene encoding ATP phosphoribosyltransferase encodes MLTIALPKGRIAKETLDKFEAAFEEKFVFEDRKLILEKAGFRFLNVRNQDVPTYVMHGAADLGVVGLDVLEEKEYDLIKLLDLQLGKCKVAFGLRKGEKLDMTKSKITVATKHEKIAKRYFEEKAMAVDIIKLYGSIELAPLVNLSDCIVDIVETGETMKQNGLEVGPTIMESSAHLIANKNSFYAKKDLILNLKEKIEAQL; translated from the coding sequence ATGCTAACAATTGCATTGCCTAAGGGAAGAATAGCAAAGGAAACTTTGGATAAATTTGAAGCTGCTTTTGAAGAAAAGTTTGTTTTTGAAGATAGAAAGTTAATACTTGAAAAAGCTGGATTTAGATTTTTAAATGTTAGAAATCAAGATGTTCCAACGTATGTAATGCATGGTGCTGCTGATTTAGGTGTAGTAGGACTTGATGTTCTTGAAGAAAAAGAATACGATTTAATTAAACTTCTTGATTTACAATTAGGAAAATGTAAAGTTGCTTTTGGTCTAAGAAAAGGTGAAAAACTTGATATGACTAAAAGTAAAATTACAGTTGCTACAAAACACGAAAAAATTGCAAAAAGATATTTTGAAGAAAAAGCAATGGCTGTTGATATTATTAAACTGTATGGTTCAATTGAATTAGCACCTTTAGTTAATCTTTCTGATTGCATTGTTGATATTGTAGAAACTGGTGAAACAATGAAGCAAAATGGACTTGAAGTAGGTCCTACTATTATGGAAAGTAGCGCACATTTAATTGCTAATAAAAATTCATTTTATGCTAAAAAAGATTTAATCTTAAATTTAAAAGAAAAGATAGAAGCACAATTATAA
- a CDS encoding class I SAM-dependent methyltransferase produces MGLELYSKVEPFLDFEDEVYTLHKEFMAFVMMNELDNIIDIGCGQGYFLDNLKINNKTAFGIDLSVEQIKVCEQKNLNAKAITLCDVKEKYDCATAIFDVLNYIPSEGLETFISETNLVLNEGGYFIFDVNSHFGFDNIAQGCITIDSDDRFIGIDAIFEENKLQTDITLFEKNKDGLYKKEKDSIIQEYHSKEFLSKLLKKCNFEIQEIREFNLHSDEDADKLIFICKKI; encoded by the coding sequence ATGGGTCTAGAATTATATTCAAAAGTTGAACCTTTCTTAGATTTTGAAGATGAGGTTTATACTTTACACAAAGAGTTTATGGCATTTGTAATGATGAATGAACTTGATAATATTATTGATATTGGATGTGGTCAAGGATATTTTTTAGATAATCTAAAAATCAATAATAAAACAGCATTTGGAATTGATTTAAGTGTTGAACAAATAAAAGTTTGTGAGCAAAAAAACTTAAATGCAAAAGCTATTACACTTTGTGATGTAAAAGAAAAATATGATTGTGCAACAGCTATTTTTGATGTATTAAACTATATTCCAAGTGAAGGTTTAGAAACTTTTATAAGTGAAACAAACCTTGTTTTAAATGAAGGTGGATATTTTATCTTTGATGTAAATTCACACTTTGGATTTGATAATATTGCTCAAGGATGTATAACTATTGATAGTGATGATAGATTTATAGGAATTGATGCGATTTTTGAAGAAAATAAACTTCAAACAGATATAACACTTTTTGAAAAAAATAAAGATGGTTTATATAAAAAAGAAAAAGATAGTATTATTCAAGAATATCACTCAAAAGAGTTTTTAAGTAAATTATTAAAAAAATGTAACTTTGAAATTCAAGAAATAAGAGAGTTTAATTTACACAGCGATGAAGATGCTGATAAATTAATCTTTATTTGTAAAAAAATATAA
- a CDS encoding threonine/serine ThrE exporter family protein, which yields MSEITNQEQTKITRVLIKSAAIMLEYGAESILIEQTAQRLGKALGVDSVEMSLIPSAIVLTTLNNNHSVTTTRSIHHKPINMSIVCVIQMMVIEVEKNKHDFQYVNETIKNITPNLYNRWLIVFMVGFACASFAILQGGDVSAFFITFIVACIAMFIRQELNKKRFMMILTFGITSFLATILGSSIMLFQHTDTPNIVLASSVLLLVPGFPFINSFLDALKGYLSMGWGRWLQATILTVASSMGIVLAMSVLNIKGW from the coding sequence ATGTCAGAAATAACTAATCAAGAACAAACAAAAATTACTAGAGTACTTATTAAATCAGCAGCAATAATGTTAGAGTATGGAGCTGAAAGTATCTTAATAGAACAAACAGCCCAAAGACTAGGTAAAGCATTAGGCGTTGACTCTGTAGAGATGTCTTTAATTCCATCTGCTATTGTTTTAACTACATTAAATAATAACCATTCAGTAACTACAACAAGAAGTATTCATCACAAACCAATTAATATGTCAATAGTTTGTGTTATTCAAATGATGGTTATCGAAGTTGAAAAAAATAAACATGATTTTCAATACGTAAATGAAACAATCAAAAATATAACACCAAATCTTTATAATAGATGGCTAATTGTTTTTATGGTTGGATTTGCCTGTGCATCTTTTGCTATTTTACAAGGTGGAGATGTTAGTGCATTTTTTATTACTTTTATAGTTGCATGTATTGCTATGTTTATTAGACAAGAATTAAATAAAAAAAGATTTATGATGATTCTAACTTTTGGTATTACATCTTTTCTTGCCACAATTTTAGGAAGTAGTATAATGCTTTTTCAACATACAGACACGCCAAATATTGTTTTAGCTTCTAGTGTATTGCTTTTAGTTCCTGGTTTCCCTTTTATAAACTCTTTTTTAGATGCACTAAAAGGTTATTTGAGTATGGGTTGGGGACGTTGGCTACAAGCTACAATATTAACAGTTGCATCTTCAATGGGTATTGTTTTAGCAATGTCTGTTTTAAATATAAAAGGTTGGTAA
- a CDS encoding transporter substrate-binding domain-containing protein: protein MKKLILLIALIYNLLAFNKVENKSVTLENNFTEIEKKYIESNTFILGMMVDNYPFSFEENKKIKGFSYDYINLIIKKSGLKIKIQMNNWSNTLNKFKNKQIDLIDFISYSKKREDFTNFSKPYFEIPNVIFARKGEINNYKGFESLKGKKIGITKDIYYYDVLKSLGLFELVEFENSGNKIKALLYGKVDVVFHNLISGQKHIKRGGFTNVKILDELDSKIIKKEDLRIGVKKEDKVLFSIINKSIKAISREEKEVLYNKWFTAKIEKKTNKNNINLTDAQRQYLKEKKQITMCIDPDWMPFEKFDKNGKYIGITADYYKIFEDILNIDIKVIKTKTWNESIKNVKDRKCDILSLSMETPKRKEYLKFTTPYLKIPIVVATKIDVPFIDNIDAIENKKVGITKDYAFVEILRNKYPNLNIIEVKNIEDGLKRVNKGELFAYIGTLASISHEFQSGSRGELKIAGKLEENWALGIGVRNDDKNLFNILDKVVKSIDSKKQQEILNNWISIKYEKRIDYNLIWQILIISIMLILFFVYRQFILKMANNNLKIAVEKKTKDLQKLNENLAEKIKEEVEKNLYIQEQLFKSEKMASMGEMIGNIAHQWRQPLSIISTGATGMLMQKEHGLLKDEFFKETCLEINNNAQYLSKTIDDFKNFINGDRKKVIFNLSTCIDSFRILVKGEIINNNINLILDIQEDISLYGYPNELIQCLINIFNNSKDTLEERNITNKFIFISTLTKDNNVIIKIKDNAGGIPIDILPKIFEPYFTTKHQSKGTGIGLHMTYNLIVKGMDGIIEANNENYSYENKNYTGAIFIISIPMG from the coding sequence ATGAAAAAATTAATATTATTAATTGCATTAATATATAATTTATTAGCATTTAATAAAGTAGAAAATAAAAGTGTAACATTAGAAAATAACTTTACAGAAATAGAAAAAAAATATATAGAATCTAATACATTTATTTTAGGAATGATGGTTGATAATTATCCTTTTAGTTTTGAAGAAAATAAAAAAATAAAAGGTTTTTCTTATGATTATATAAATCTAATTATAAAAAAAAGTGGATTAAAAATAAAAATTCAAATGAATAATTGGAGTAATACACTTAATAAATTTAAAAATAAACAGATTGATTTAATAGACTTTATTTCTTATAGTAAAAAAAGAGAGGATTTTACAAATTTTTCAAAACCATATTTTGAAATACCAAATGTTATTTTTGCTAGAAAAGGAGAAATCAATAATTATAAAGGATTTGAATCTTTAAAAGGAAAGAAAATTGGTATTACAAAAGATATTTATTATTATGATGTACTTAAATCGTTAGGACTTTTTGAGCTTGTCGAATTTGAAAACTCAGGAAATAAGATAAAAGCATTATTATATGGAAAAGTTGATGTTGTATTTCATAATTTAATTAGTGGTCAAAAACATATTAAACGTGGTGGGTTTACTAATGTAAAGATTCTTGATGAACTTGATAGTAAAATAATAAAAAAAGAAGACTTAAGGATTGGTGTTAAAAAAGAAGATAAAGTTTTATTTTCTATTATAAACAAGTCTATAAAAGCTATTTCACGGGAAGAAAAAGAAGTACTATATAATAAATGGTTTACTGCAAAAATTGAAAAAAAAACTAATAAAAATAATATTAATTTAACAGATGCACAAAGACAATATTTAAAAGAAAAAAAACAGATTACTATGTGTATTGACCCTGATTGGATGCCATTTGAAAAGTTTGATAAAAACGGTAAATATATTGGTATAACTGCAGATTATTATAAGATTTTTGAGGATATTTTAAATATAGATATAAAAGTAATAAAAACAAAAACATGGAATGAATCAATAAAAAATGTAAAAGATAGAAAATGTGATATTCTATCTTTATCTATGGAAACTCCAAAACGAAAAGAATATTTAAAATTTACTACACCATATTTAAAAATCCCAATAGTTGTTGCTACGAAAATAGATGTCCCCTTTATAGATAATATTGATGCTATTGAAAATAAAAAAGTAGGAATAACCAAAGATTATGCTTTTGTTGAAATATTGAGAAATAAATATCCTAATTTAAATATTATAGAAGTTAAAAATATTGAAGATGGTTTAAAAAGAGTAAATAAGGGTGAATTATTTGCATATATAGGAACGCTTGCTAGTATAAGTCACGAATTTCAAAGCGGATCAAGAGGCGAGCTTAAAATCGCAGGTAAATTGGAAGAAAATTGGGCACTTGGGATTGGAGTTAGAAATGATGATAAAAATTTATTTAATATTTTAGATAAAGTTGTAAAAAGTATTGATAGTAAAAAACAACAAGAAATATTAAATAATTGGATATCAATAAAATATGAAAAACGTATTGATTATAATTTAATATGGCAGATTTTAATTATCTCAATAATGTTGATTTTATTTTTTGTATATAGACAATTTATTTTAAAAATGGCAAATAATAATTTGAAAATAGCTGTTGAAAAGAAGACAAAAGATTTACAAAAATTAAATGAAAATCTAGCAGAAAAAATCAAAGAAGAAGTAGAAAAAAATTTATATATTCAAGAACAACTTTTTAAATCTGAAAAAATGGCATCAATGGGAGAAATGATTGGAAATATTGCACATCAATGGAGACAGCCATTATCTATAATATCCACAGGTGCTACGGGTATGCTAATGCAAAAAGAACATGGTTTACTTAAAGATGAATTTTTTAAAGAAACTTGTTTAGAAATAAATAATAATGCACAATATCTATCAAAAACTATTGATGATTTTAAGAACTTTATAAATGGTGATAGAAAAAAGGTAATATTTAATCTAAGTACTTGTATTGATAGCTTTAGAATTTTAGTTAAAGGTGAAATTATAAATAACAATATAAATTTGATTTTAGATATACAAGAAGATATAAGTTTGTATGGTTATCCAAATGAACTTATTCAATGTCTTATAAATATATTTAATAATTCTAAAGATACTTTAGAAGAAAGAAATATTACAAATAAATTTATATTTATATCAACTTTAACTAAAGATAATAATGTAATTATAAAAATAAAAGATAATGCAGGTGGAATACCAATTGATATATTACCTAAGATATTTGAACCTTATTTCACAACTAAACATCAATCAAAAGGTACAGGAATTGGACTTCATATGACTTATAATTTAATTGTTAAAGGAATGGATGGAATAATTGAAGCTAATAATGAAAATTATTCTTATGAAAATAAAAATTATACTGGAGCTATATTTATAATTTCAATACCTATGGGTTGA
- a CDS encoding threonine/serine exporter family protein, with amino-acid sequence MMIIILNILLKSIFASVASTGFAMLFNVPKATLKYCALGGGITYIIRNVSMQMGLSIVLSTFIAAACIGFITLKWSKKFLVPRPVYSVASIIPMIPGTFAFTAMISLVDMNTHGVTPELIEIFIENALKALSILGAITFGLALTSLYYMRLNRPVV; translated from the coding sequence ATGATGATTATTATATTAAATATCTTATTGAAATCTATTTTTGCAAGTGTTGCTTCAACTGGTTTTGCAATGCTTTTTAATGTTCCAAAAGCAACACTTAAATACTGTGCTTTAGGTGGAGGAATTACTTATATTATTAGAAATGTATCTATGCAAATGGGTCTTTCAATTGTTTTATCAACATTTATAGCTGCAGCTTGTATTGGATTTATTACATTAAAATGGTCAAAAAAGTTTTTAGTTCCTCGACCTGTTTATTCAGTTGCTTCTATTATTCCTATGATTCCTGGGACCTTTGCATTTACAGCTATGATTTCTCTAGTTGATATGAATACGCATGGTGTTACTCCTGAATTAATAGAAATATTTATTGAAAATGCTTTAAAAGCCTTATCTATTTTAGGTGCAATTACATTTGGATTGGCACTTACTTCTTTATATTATATGAGATTAAATAGACCTGTTGTTTGA
- a CDS encoding YjiH family protein, with protein MKSNINTQAQFLEEKEYILTANKFLKFFIPSMIGIMIFIFPLAYIDGEFVSYAKGFTIPIAVIKDYIQSFLGELLPLFVVISIMTTLVGTLYTKIFKPSFIIKNVFLNNLFNVSLFWASTRVLGAFFVLVTYLKYDYEIIFSSNTGGLLLNDLMPVLFIVFFLAGVLLPLILDFGLLEFVGVLLSKVMRPLFGLPGRSSVDCLTSWLGDGTIGVLLTNKQLESGFYTKREAAVIATSFSAVSITFCLVVISQVKLESYFMHMVGVVALCGIACAFIIPRLMPLSKIDNVYIKDNLDRDHETLPKGKTLFTYGLQKAAQRAEKSPSFFSFLNDGFKNVLDMWIGVLPVVMAIGTLGLIVAEETDLFTYLGMPFIPFLELLNIPDAVEMSKTIMVGFADMFLPAIIGASIESDLTRFVIACLSVSQLIYMSEVGGLILGTKIPVNFIQLLMIFLLRTIISLPIIAIFAHIIF; from the coding sequence ATGAAATCAAATATTAATACACAAGCGCAGTTCTTAGAAGAAAAAGAATATATTCTTACTGCAAATAAATTTTTAAAGTTTTTCATTCCTTCAATGATTGGAATAATGATATTTATATTTCCTCTTGCATACATTGATGGTGAGTTTGTAAGTTATGCTAAGGGATTTACAATCCCTATTGCTGTAATAAAAGATTATATACAATCTTTTCTAGGTGAATTATTACCTTTGTTTGTTGTTATTTCGATAATGACAACTCTTGTTGGTACTTTATATACAAAGATTTTTAAACCATCTTTTATTATAAAAAATGTATTTCTAAATAATTTATTTAATGTTTCACTTTTTTGGGCATCAACTAGAGTACTTGGTGCATTTTTTGTTTTAGTTACTTATTTAAAATATGATTATGAAATCATTTTTTCAAGTAATACAGGAGGCTTACTATTAAATGATTTAATGCCAGTTTTATTTATAGTATTTTTCTTAGCTGGAGTATTATTACCGTTAATTCTTGATTTTGGTTTATTAGAATTTGTAGGAGTATTGTTAAGTAAGGTTATGAGACCTTTATTTGGTTTACCAGGTAGATCATCAGTGGATTGTTTAACTTCTTGGTTGGGTGATGGGACTATTGGTGTTTTATTAACAAATAAACAACTTGAAAGTGGATTTTATACAAAAAGAGAAGCCGCTGTTATTGCAACAAGTTTCTCTGCTGTATCAATTACTTTTTGCTTGGTTGTTATTTCACAAGTTAAACTTGAGAGCTATTTTATGCATATGGTAGGTGTTGTTGCCTTATGTGGTATCGCTTGTGCTTTTATTATACCTCGTTTAATGCCTTTATCTAAGATTGATAATGTTTATATAAAAGATAATCTTGATAGAGATCATGAAACACTTCCAAAAGGAAAAACACTTTTTACTTATGGATTACAAAAAGCAGCTCAACGAGCAGAAAAAAGTCCAAGTTTCTTTTCATTTTTAAATGATGGATTTAAAAATGTTTTAGATATGTGGATAGGAGTATTACCTGTTGTAATGGCTATTGGTACATTAGGACTTATAGTTGCAGAAGAAACAGACTTATTTACTTACCTTGGTATGCCATTTATTCCATTTCTTGAGTTACTTAATATTCCAGATGCTGTAGAAATGTCAAAAACAATTATGGTTGGTTTTGCAGATATGTTTTTACCTGCAATTATTGGGGCATCTATTGAATCAGATCTAACTAGATTTGTAATAGCATGTTTATCTGTATCTCAATTAATTTATATGTCAGAAGTTGGAGGATTAATTTTAGGTACAAAAATACCTGTTAATTTTATTCAATTATTAATGATTTTTCTTTTAAGAACTATTATTTCACTACCTATTATTGCAATTTTTGCACATATAATATTTTAG
- the serS gene encoding serine--tRNA ligase, whose translation MIDIKLLQKDFENIANALKRKGVSQEILDNLKSISENAKQKRQDMENVTAEQNKLSKEFGRYKKEGLDIAPLQANINELKNNKQVLEEEVRVLEDELTAIALGVPNMPDDCVPNGADENENVVLEIIGKKPEFSFTPKEHWDLGEKDGSLDFPRGVKLAKSRFVAMRGQAAKMERALINYMLDFNTKRGFEEWYLPFMANTNTLQGTGQLPKFEDDLFKIDGEDLYLIPTAEVVLTNLYNDEIIPSEQLPKLMTSYTPCFRKEAGSAGRDTRGLIRQHQFDKVEMVAITKPEQSEEVFEKMVTCASDLLTSLGLSHQKVQLCTGDLGFSAATTIDLEVWLPGQNKYREISSISNTKEFQSRRAKIRYKDGKKNILTHTLNGSSLAVGRTLVAIMENYQNEDGSISIPEVLKKYM comes from the coding sequence ATGATTGATATAAAACTACTACAAAAAGATTTTGAAAATATAGCAAATGCCTTAAAAAGAAAAGGTGTTTCACAAGAAATTTTAGACAACTTAAAATCTATCTCAGAAAATGCAAAGCAAAAACGACAAGATATGGAAAACGTTACAGCTGAGCAAAATAAACTATCAAAAGAGTTTGGAAGATATAAAAAAGAAGGATTAGATATTGCTCCTTTGCAAGCTAATATCAATGAACTTAAAAACAATAAACAAGTATTAGAAGAAGAGGTTAGAGTATTAGAAGATGAACTAACAGCTATTGCTTTAGGTGTTCCAAATATGCCTGATGATTGTGTTCCAAATGGTGCTGATGAAAATGAAAATGTTGTATTAGAAATAATTGGTAAAAAACCTGAATTTTCTTTTACTCCAAAAGAGCATTGGGACTTAGGTGAAAAAGATGGTTCATTAGATTTTCCAAGAGGTGTAAAATTAGCTAAGTCTAGATTTGTAGCAATGCGAGGGCAGGCTGCTAAAATGGAGAGAGCTTTAATAAACTATATGCTTGATTTTAATACTAAAAGAGGTTTTGAAGAGTGGTATTTACCTTTTATGGCAAATACAAATACACTTCAAGGAACAGGTCAACTTCCAAAATTTGAAGATGATTTATTCAAAATTGATGGTGAAGATTTATATTTAATTCCAACTGCTGAAGTTGTTTTAACAAACCTTTATAATGATGAAATTATTCCAAGTGAGCAATTACCAAAATTAATGACTTCTTATACTCCTTGTTTTAGAAAAGAAGCAGGAAGTGCAGGTAGAGATACAAGAGGACTTATTAGACAACACCAATTTGATAAAGTTGAAATGGTAGCCATTACAAAACCTGAACAAAGTGAAGAAGTATTTGAAAAAATGGTTACTTGTGCAAGTGATTTATTGACTTCATTAGGCTTATCACACCAAAAAGTACAGCTTTGTACTGGTGATTTAGGTTTTTCAGCGGCTACTACTATTGACCTAGAAGTATGGTTACCAGGACAAAATAAATATAGAGAAATATCATCAATTTCTAATACAAAAGAATTTCAAAGTAGACGAGCAAAAATCAGATATAAAGATGGTAAGAAAAATATTTTAACTCATACTTTAAATGGTTCAAGCTTAGCAGTAGGTAGAACACTTGTTGCAATTATGGAAAACTATCAAAATGAAGATGGAAGTATAAGCATTCCAGAAGTTCTTAAAAAATATATGTAA
- the trpS gene encoding tryptophan--tRNA ligase, giving the protein MRILSGIQPSGIIHIGNYFGMIKKMIESQNDGELFAFIASYHALTSVKDKEFLETNTFEAAVNFLALGMDPEKSTFWVQHHVKEVLELYWILSNNTSMGLLERAHSYKDKTSKGISANHGLFSYPVLMAADILVFDSNIVPVGKDQIQHVEMARDIANSINHAYKEELFVLPQAKVDEVVATVPGTDGAKMSKSYGNTIDMFNTKKKIKKQVMGIVTDSKGLDDVKQWEDNNIYKISELFMNEGELKDLQKRFETPGEGYGHFKITLLEKINNYFEPYEEKRAHLLENPKEVHEILAFGASKASKIASEKMRIIRDAVGLI; this is encoded by the coding sequence TTGAGAATTTTATCGGGTATTCAACCATCAGGAATTATTCATATAGGAAACTATTTTGGAATGATTAAAAAGATGATTGAATCTCAAAATGACGGAGAATTATTTGCGTTTATTGCATCTTATCATGCATTAACATCAGTAAAGGATAAAGAATTTTTAGAAACAAATACTTTTGAAGCAGCGGTTAACTTTTTAGCTTTAGGAATGGATCCAGAGAAATCAACATTTTGGGTACAGCACCATGTAAAAGAAGTACTAGAACTTTACTGGATATTATCAAATAATACTTCAATGGGATTACTAGAACGTGCTCATTCATATAAAGATAAAACTTCAAAAGGAATAAGTGCAAATCATGGACTATTTTCTTATCCTGTATTAATGGCAGCAGATATTTTGGTATTTGATTCAAATATAGTACCAGTTGGAAAAGACCAAATTCAACATGTAGAAATGGCAAGAGATATTGCAAATTCTATTAATCACGCATACAAAGAAGAGCTTTTTGTATTGCCACAAGCAAAAGTGGATGAAGTAGTTGCAACAGTTCCTGGAACTGATGGAGCTAAAATGTCTAAGTCTTATGGAAATACTATTGATATGTTTAATACAAAAAAGAAAATCAAAAAACAAGTAATGGGAATTGTAACAGATTCAAAAGGACTTGATGATGTTAAACAATGGGAAGATAATAATATCTATAAAATATCTGAATTATTTATGAATGAAGGTGAATTAAAAGATTTACAAAAAAGATTTGAAACACCAGGTGAAGGTTATGGACATTTCAAGATAACATTACTTGAAAAAATCAATAACTATTTTGAACCGTATGAAGAAAAAAGAGCTCATTTATTAGAAAATCCTAAAGAAGTACATGAGATTTTAGCTTTTGGAGCTTCTAAAGCTTCTAAAATTGCTAGTGAAAAAATGAGAATTATTAGAGATGCAGTAGGTTTAATATAA
- a CDS encoding type III pantothenate kinase: MFILILCDIGNSTFHFLINGKHKKYDIDKEIPSFTNDIYYVSVNNKATLKLLDINPQAKDITEVLEFETQYQGLGADRAIACVFCEDEIIVDAGSAITVDIMKKGKHKGGFILPGFRAFSETYPKISKKLKFDFEKDINLDKIPLQTKDAIQYAMMKSIILPIKEVSKNKNIIFTGGDGKLLSGYFENSVYKKDLIFENMKRIIDANNCIA, from the coding sequence GTGTTTATATTGATTTTATGTGATATAGGAAATTCAACTTTCCATTTTTTGATAAATGGAAAACATAAAAAATATGATATTGATAAAGAAATACCTTCTTTTACAAATGATATTTATTATGTATCAGTTAATAACAAAGCTACGTTAAAACTTTTAGATATAAATCCTCAAGCCAAAGATATTACAGAAGTTTTAGAATTTGAAACACAATATCAAGGATTAGGCGCAGATAGAGCTATTGCATGTGTATTTTGTGAAGATGAAATAATTGTTGATGCAGGAAGTGCAATAACAGTTGATATTATGAAAAAAGGCAAGCATAAAGGTGGTTTTATATTGCCAGGGTTTAGAGCATTTAGCGAAACTTATCCTAAAATTTCTAAAAAATTAAAATTTGATTTTGAAAAAGATATAAATTTAGATAAAATACCGCTTCAAACAAAAGACGCTATACAATATGCCATGATGAAATCTATCATTTTACCCATCAAAGAAGTGAGCAAAAATAAAAATATTATATTTACAGGTGGAGATGGAAAGTTATTAAGTGGATATTTTGAAAATAGTGTATATAAAAAAGATTTAATATTTGAAAATATGAAAAGGATTATTGATGCTAACAATTGCATTGCCTAA
- a CDS encoding TAXI family TRAP transporter solute-binding subunit, whose product MKKIKNKLLTVSIPILLLIIASFYITSQFIQPSPKKEFTIATGSKNGQYYKTALLYKEILEKQKVKVNILTSNGSIDNLNLIENKKADMAFIQNGIDYTEKNVSIKSIASTNYEPLWIFYKNEGFQMDYILQLISKKISIGGEGSGTFDLASKILSDNEINKNNSKLYNYSTQEAKKKLLKGDIDAMFLVISPNSSIVKELLENPNINLFSFKRAKAYSRKYNFLESTPLYEGTIDLYKNLPSENINLLSTTATLVIRNDFSEELTRLVLKSIKDIHDKKGLFEKENQFPNLDNITIEANEEALRYYTYGDTWLEKIFPYWIASNLDRLKILLIPLITLMIPLLKGGFPLYRWSIRSKIYRWYDEVQGLDLSLEGLKTKEELKRKLLEIEELKKEIKDETKVPLSYMGEYYDLIMHIELIISKINLKITTN is encoded by the coding sequence ATGAAAAAAATCAAAAATAAACTTTTAACTGTTTCAATTCCTATTTTATTACTTATAATTGCATCATTTTATATCACTTCGCAATTTATACAACCAAGTCCTAAAAAAGAGTTTACAATTGCAACTGGTTCTAAAAATGGACAATACTATAAGACTGCTTTATTATATAAGGAAATATTAGAAAAACAAAAAGTAAAAGTGAATATTCTAACTTCAAATGGATCCATTGATAATCTTAATTTAATTGAAAATAAAAAAGCTGATATGGCTTTTATCCAAAATGGTATTGATTACACAGAAAAAAATGTTTCAATAAAATCAATAGCTTCAACAAACTACGAACCTTTATGGATTTTTTACAAAAATGAAGGTTTTCAAATGGATTATATCCTTCAGTTAATTTCTAAGAAAATATCCATAGGAGGAGAAGGAAGTGGTACTTTTGATTTAGCATCAAAAATATTATCAGATAATGAAATAAATAAAAATAACTCTAAACTATATAATTATTCAACACAAGAGGCAAAAAAGAAGTTATTAAAAGGAGATATTGATGCAATGTTCCTTGTTATATCACCTAATTCATCAATAGTAAAAGAGTTGCTAGAAAACCCTAATATAAATTTATTTTCTTTTAAAAGAGCAAAAGCTTATAGTAGAAAATACAACTTTTTAGAATCTACACCTCTTTATGAAGGGACAATTGATTTATATAAAAACTTACCATCTGAAAATATAAATTTATTATCAACAACTGCTACATTGGTTATAAGAAATGACTTTTCAGAAGAATTAACAAGACTTGTTTTAAAAAGTATAAAAGATATTCATGATAAAAAAGGTCTTTTTGAAAAAGAAAACCAATTTCCAAACTTGGATAATATTACAATTGAAGCAAATGAAGAAGCTCTAAGATATTATACTTATGGAGATACATGGCTAGAAAAGATATTTCCCTACTGGATTGCTTCAAATCTTGATAGGTTAAAAATACTTTTAATTCCTTTGATTACACTTATGATTCCTCTTTTAAAAGGTGGTTTTCCACTTTATAGATGGAGTATTAGATCAAAAATATATAGATGGTACGATGAAGTTCAAGGACTTGATTTATCATTAGAGGGCTTAAAAACTAAAGAGGAACTAAAAAGAAAACTACTAGAAATTGAAGAATTAAAAAAAGAGATAAAAGATGAGACAAAAGTTCCACTATCATATATGGGTGAATACTATGATTTAATTATGCATATTGAACTTATAATCTCAAAAATAAATCTAAAAATCACTACTAATTAA